From a single Oceanobacillus kimchii X50 genomic region:
- a CDS encoding YjjG family noncanonical pyrimidine nucleotidase: MQKYKTLLFDVDDTLLDFGAAEREALRLLFEEQNIPLTAEIKTQYKEINQGLWSSFEEGKLTRDEVVNTRFSLLFKEYDREVDGVLLEKKYRSYLEEGKQLVDRALELITDLQPKYELYIVTNGVSKTQYKRLGASGLHPLFRDIFVSEDTGFQKPMKEYFDYVFTRIPYFDVNQALIIGDSLTADIKGGQLAGLDTCWLNPDKKANNTDIVPTYEIQTLEELYGILK, encoded by the coding sequence TTGCAAAAGTACAAGACATTATTATTCGACGTAGATGATACATTATTGGATTTTGGAGCAGCAGAAAGGGAAGCGTTACGCTTGCTTTTCGAAGAGCAAAACATACCTTTAACCGCTGAAATCAAAACACAATATAAAGAAATAAATCAAGGCCTCTGGAGCTCTTTTGAAGAAGGGAAATTAACTCGTGATGAAGTTGTAAATACGCGTTTTTCACTTTTGTTTAAAGAGTATGATCGAGAAGTGGATGGGGTGTTACTGGAAAAGAAATATCGCAGCTACTTAGAGGAAGGAAAACAGCTTGTTGATAGAGCCCTTGAACTGATAACAGACTTACAGCCTAAATATGAGTTATATATCGTGACGAACGGTGTTTCAAAGACGCAATATAAACGCTTGGGCGCTTCGGGACTGCATCCATTATTTAGAGATATTTTTGTTTCAGAGGACACGGGCTTTCAAAAACCAATGAAAGAGTATTTTGATTACGTATTTACGCGAATTCCTTATTTTGATGTGAACCAAGCATTGATTATCGGAGATTCTTTAACTGCGGATATTAAAGGTGGACAACTAGCCGGACTTGATACATGTTGGTTAAACCCGGATAAGAAAGCCAATAACACAGACATCGTTCCAACCTATGAAATTCAAACACTCGAGGAACTTTATGGTATTTTGAAATAA
- a CDS encoding DEAD/DEAH box helicase family protein: MGKFPSDIQFKYPWRSYQQKVIDDMDNFLDKRHLHLVAPPGSGKTVIGLEMMLRFNQATLILAPTIAIRNQWIHRFIELFYQKKEKLDWLTTDLENPRLVTVSTYQGFHQWITKEKDVSKALLAKQIKTLVLDEAHHLRTAWWKSTMRFKNQLSDPAIVALTATPPYDVTMQEWGRYIELCGEIDAEINIAELVRESELAPFQDYVWMSNPMNTEKEKINRFRRQVNEYQEQIRLNSSFIEIIESHPYITESSIHTEEILSEPTYFVSMLIFLKEAGSGAWVEPVKLTGAKTKKLPELNLEWLEILLSKLLYKETLVDIKQPVLEEQRKQLKRLGAIERQKVFLTSNKRLNRMLVQSPSKLNSIEEIVRVEATALKEQLRMVILTDYIRKEDLPTQVGDEKELRRLGAVPIFERLRREGLEIPVGVVTGSLSIIPKEALIEVNKLEDKWNIDVTRKELPHDPRFVEISLNSTSKHRMVQLMTILFEQGHIKVLIGTTALLGEGWDAPFINSLILASYVGSFMLSNQMRGRAIRVEKGNPTKTANIWHLVCLDSTRFDGGEDYLSLTRRFEALIGLGHTKGVIQSGINRLDLAEPPFGKLDIDTENKKMIDRSSERNRLFQRWKEAVEVDGKLKEKLRTDKSVVKVPTMFVFGNTMKGLMVSIVATISFYVLFMLILSDGNEVVTGSTKSIFIFVTTFIIIGIMLASRNIWKLLKITYKNISVEKSLGQIGEVIYHSLYEAGLAETNPKGVTIKTDEFSANLFCWVEDCTIYDQNIYLHSLLEVCDPIQNPRYIIRREAKALFRTKIDYHAVPSELAKKKETAEIFLKHWVKRLGKAELIYTRTTEGRRVLLEARTDAMSSEFVSKSQQLSVWE, from the coding sequence ATGGGAAAGTTTCCATCAGATATTCAATTTAAATATCCATGGAGATCGTATCAACAAAAAGTGATCGATGATATGGACAACTTTTTGGATAAACGACATTTGCATTTAGTAGCACCACCCGGTTCAGGGAAAACAGTAATTGGTCTTGAGATGATGCTGCGATTTAATCAAGCAACGCTTATACTAGCGCCAACGATTGCTATACGTAATCAGTGGATACATAGATTTATAGAATTATTTTATCAAAAAAAAGAGAAGCTGGATTGGCTTACAACAGATTTAGAGAATCCGAGGCTTGTGACGGTATCCACATATCAAGGATTTCATCAATGGATAACAAAGGAAAAGGATGTATCCAAGGCATTATTGGCTAAACAAATAAAAACGCTTGTGCTCGACGAAGCCCATCACCTACGTACGGCCTGGTGGAAATCTACCATGCGTTTTAAAAATCAATTGTCCGATCCGGCCATTGTAGCACTTACCGCTACACCGCCTTACGATGTAACGATGCAAGAATGGGGTCGGTATATAGAGCTTTGCGGTGAAATTGATGCGGAGATTAATATTGCAGAGCTTGTTCGAGAATCAGAGTTAGCGCCTTTTCAAGATTATGTGTGGATGTCTAATCCGATGAATACAGAAAAGGAAAAGATCAATCGATTTCGCCGACAAGTTAATGAATATCAGGAACAAATTCGGTTGAATAGTTCATTTATTGAAATCATTGAGTCACATCCATATATCACTGAATCCTCTATACATACGGAAGAGATTTTATCTGAACCGACCTATTTTGTAAGTATGCTTATTTTTTTAAAGGAAGCAGGAAGTGGTGCGTGGGTAGAGCCAGTTAAATTAACTGGAGCAAAGACAAAAAAATTACCGGAATTAAATCTAGAGTGGCTAGAGATACTACTTAGCAAACTGTTATATAAAGAAACCCTCGTTGACATTAAACAACCTGTGCTGGAAGAACAGCGGAAGCAGTTGAAGCGGTTAGGGGCGATTGAACGACAGAAAGTTTTCCTTACTTCCAATAAGCGATTAAATCGAATGCTTGTTCAAAGTCCGTCTAAATTAAATAGTATTGAAGAAATTGTTCGGGTGGAAGCTACTGCGTTGAAGGAACAATTACGGATGGTTATTTTAACGGATTATATCAGAAAAGAAGATTTACCCACACAGGTCGGAGATGAAAAGGAATTGCGCAGGTTAGGAGCGGTTCCTATTTTTGAGAGGCTGCGTAGGGAAGGGTTAGAAATTCCCGTAGGAGTAGTAACTGGCTCACTTTCAATTATTCCAAAAGAAGCACTTATCGAGGTAAATAAACTAGAAGATAAATGGAATATAGATGTAACTAGAAAGGAACTTCCTCATGATCCACGGTTTGTGGAAATCAGCCTGAATTCTACATCGAAACATCGAATGGTCCAATTGATGACCATATTGTTTGAACAAGGACATATCAAAGTGCTGATTGGTACAACGGCATTATTAGGTGAAGGGTGGGATGCTCCTTTTATCAATTCGTTGATACTAGCGTCATATGTAGGATCGTTTATGCTATCCAATCAAATGCGAGGAAGAGCAATTCGTGTGGAAAAAGGAAACCCAACAAAGACTGCAAATATTTGGCATCTCGTTTGCCTCGATTCTACACGTTTTGATGGAGGAGAAGATTACTTATCATTAACAAGAAGATTCGAGGCACTGATTGGTTTAGGCCATACTAAAGGTGTTATCCAATCAGGAATAAATCGGCTAGACTTAGCTGAACCACCTTTCGGAAAGCTGGATATCGATACGGAAAATAAGAAAATGATAGATCGTTCAAGTGAGCGGAATAGGTTATTTCAGAGGTGGAAGGAAGCGGTAGAAGTAGACGGCAAGTTGAAAGAAAAGCTACGTACAGATAAAAGTGTAGTAAAGGTGCCAACTATGTTTGTATTTGGAAATACCATGAAGGGTTTAATGGTCTCTATTGTAGCTACAATTTCTTTTTATGTATTATTCATGCTGATACTATCAGATGGTAATGAAGTAGTTACGGGTAGTACCAAATCAATATTCATATTTGTGACCACTTTTATTATAATTGGTATTATGCTTGCTTCACGTAATATTTGGAAATTATTAAAGATTACTTATAAAAATATAAGTGTAGAGAAAAGCTTGGGACAGATAGGAGAAGTAATTTATCACTCCTTATATGAAGCTGGTTTGGCTGAAACTAATCCAAAAGGTGTTACGATAAAGACAGATGAATTTAGTGCAAACCTATTTTGTTGGGTAGAGGATTGTACAATATATGACCAGAATATATATCTACATTCATTGTTAGAAGTGTGTGATCCTATTCAGAATCCACGATACATCATTCGAAGAGAAGCAAAAGCGCTATTTCGTACGAAGATAGATTATCACGCTGTTCCTTCTGAATTAGCAAAGAAAAAAGAAACTGCCGAGATATTCTTAAAGCATTGGGTAAAACGTCTAGGAAAAGCAGAGCTGATTTATACGAGAACAACAGAAGGCAGAAGAGTACTCCTAGAAGCAAGAACAGATGCGATGTCATCCGAATTTGTTTCGAAGTCACAACAATTATCCGTGTGGGAGTAG
- a CDS encoding cytochrome c oxidase assembly protein, producing the protein MMKNQKRGMFIFYDIFVGELLSWNVLLLIVIILIAFLYALSITYLTDIKVYHRQPIFFLLSLSLFYVTVGSPFTTISHLSFSLHMIQMSMLYFIVPPLLISGIPTALWQRVWKLSKSVKGSKWLSTSKASLILFSVLFFMYHLPVVLTFLSNNPVAHQAMIYLLLLLAVLMWWPLVSPDSRHLLYGDQKRTYVSLSGILLMPACLLFIFSAIIDGINNPFLTQLTAHLCIPSQSLSVHILPPPFHTRYDQGMAGVFMLGIHKIVLMVLKRQ; encoded by the coding sequence ATGATGAAAAATCAGAAGAGAGGGATGTTTATATTTTATGATATATTCGTTGGAGAGCTACTATCGTGGAATGTTCTATTATTGATTGTCATTATTCTGATTGCTTTCCTTTATGCCCTATCCATCACTTATCTAACCGACATAAAAGTGTATCATCGACAACCTATTTTTTTCTTGCTTAGTTTAAGCTTGTTCTACGTAACCGTGGGCAGTCCATTTACAACGATTAGTCACCTTTCCTTTAGCTTACATATGATTCAAATGAGCATGTTATATTTTATAGTTCCTCCATTACTTATATCAGGGATTCCAACGGCTTTATGGCAAAGGGTATGGAAGTTGTCAAAGTCAGTTAAAGGAAGCAAATGGTTGTCCACTTCCAAGGCCTCATTAATTCTGTTTTCTGTGTTATTTTTTATGTATCACTTGCCGGTTGTGTTAACGTTTCTTTCAAACAATCCCGTTGCTCATCAAGCAATGATATATTTACTTTTACTATTGGCTGTTTTAATGTGGTGGCCATTGGTTTCACCTGATTCGAGACATTTGCTTTATGGGGATCAAAAGAGGACATATGTATCTTTAAGCGGAATCCTCTTAATGCCGGCTTGTCTATTATTTATATTCAGCGCGATCATAGATGGAATAAATAACCCCTTCCTAACACAATTAACTGCTCATCTCTGTATACCTTCTCAATCGTTATCCGTACACATACTCCCCCCACCGTTTCATACAAGGTATGATCAAGGGATGGCGGGTGTTTTTATGTTGGGGATTCATAAGATAGTGTTAATGGTTTTAAAGAGACAATAG
- a CDS encoding 2TM domain-containing protein produces MEVKKVEDNKYVRAKKKVEELKAFYIHLIVFILINSMFIVINVLNYEQAGHWWFVYPLIGWGIGLVAHGITISSFGIFGPNWEERKIKEYMDKDTSDD; encoded by the coding sequence ATGGAGGTGAAAAAAGTGGAAGATAACAAGTATGTAAGAGCGAAAAAGAAAGTGGAAGAGCTTAAAGCATTTTATATTCATTTAATTGTTTTTATCCTTATTAATTCCATGTTTATCGTCATCAATGTATTGAACTATGAACAAGCTGGCCATTGGTGGTTTGTATATCCACTTATTGGTTGGGGGATTGGTTTAGTTGCCCATGGTATTACCATATCCTCGTTTGGAATATTTGGCCCAAACTGGGAAGAGAGAAAAATTAAAGAATATATGGATAAGGACACTAGTGATGATTAG
- a CDS encoding SDR family NAD(P)-dependent oxidoreductase: MMKLQDKVAVITGGVSGIGAATAKLFASEGAKLVLVDMNEEKGASIEAELKSQGSEAIFIKADVTSEEEVKSIFTTALDTYGKVDILFNNAGIGAVKPTEELSYAEWRKTVEVDLDGVFLVAQGAIKEFLKAGSGVIVNTASMYGWVGSPGSAAYNAAKAGVVNLTRSLGLEYATRNIRVNALCPGFIDTAILGDSDREALTTATPMNRLGKPEEMAKAVLFMASDDSSFMTGNSLVIDGGYTAQ; encoded by the coding sequence ATGATGAAATTACAAGATAAAGTGGCCGTTATTACTGGTGGGGTATCTGGAATTGGTGCTGCAACAGCAAAATTATTCGCTTCAGAAGGTGCGAAATTAGTACTTGTAGATATGAATGAAGAAAAAGGCGCTAGCATAGAAGCAGAATTAAAATCACAGGGATCAGAAGCTATTTTTATCAAAGCAGATGTGACAAGTGAAGAAGAAGTGAAAAGCATCTTTACGACAGCATTAGATACTTATGGAAAAGTAGATATTCTATTCAATAACGCTGGAATTGGTGCAGTAAAACCAACCGAAGAACTAAGCTATGCAGAATGGAGAAAAACGGTAGAAGTGGACTTAGATGGCGTATTCTTAGTTGCACAAGGCGCAATTAAAGAATTCTTGAAAGCAGGAAGTGGAGTTATTGTAAATACAGCTTCTATGTATGGTTGGGTTGGATCACCAGGAAGTGCGGCATATAACGCAGCAAAAGCAGGTGTGGTTAACTTAACACGTTCACTTGGTTTGGAATATGCAACACGTAATATCCGTGTAAACGCACTTTGCCCAGGATTTATTGATACAGCAATCCTCGGTGATTCGGATAGAGAAGCTCTAACAACTGCTACTCCGATGAATCGTTTAGGTAAACCAGAAGAAATGGCAAAAGCAGTACTGTTCATGGCTAGTGATGATTCTTCCTTCATGACTGGAAATAGTCTAGTTATTGATGGTGGATATACAGCGCAATAA
- a CDS encoding SDR family NAD(P)-dependent oxidoreductase → MSKFQDKVVIVTGAAGGIGKEVVRKLANAQAKVILVDLNEEAIKSVQAELGLTEENSLVVKADVSNEENVKNYVEQTIAKFGRIDGFVNNAGVEGPAKSIEEITEKEFDFVYGINVKGVLFGLKYVLPVMKEQKAGSIVNTSSVAGLIGSPSMALYNSSKHAVMGMNKVAALESAAFNVRVNTVNPGVINTQMMRNIESNVAPGSADQAQTAYNDAVPMKRYGEPEEVANVIAFLLSDEAAYVSSSSYTVDGALFNV, encoded by the coding sequence ATGAGTAAATTTCAAGATAAAGTAGTCATTGTTACAGGTGCTGCAGGTGGTATCGGGAAAGAAGTTGTTCGGAAATTAGCGAACGCACAAGCGAAAGTTATATTAGTTGATTTAAATGAAGAAGCAATCAAATCCGTTCAAGCTGAGCTTGGTTTAACAGAAGAGAATAGTCTAGTTGTAAAAGCGGATGTTTCAAATGAAGAAAATGTTAAAAATTATGTGGAGCAAACCATTGCTAAATTTGGTCGCATTGATGGTTTTGTCAATAATGCTGGCGTGGAAGGTCCAGCTAAATCAATTGAAGAAATTACAGAAAAAGAATTCGATTTCGTTTATGGCATTAACGTGAAAGGCGTACTTTTCGGTCTGAAATACGTATTACCAGTAATGAAAGAACAAAAAGCTGGTTCAATCGTCAACACTTCATCCGTAGCTGGTTTAATTGGTTCACCAAGCATGGCACTATACAACTCATCGAAACACGCTGTTATGGGTATGAATAAAGTTGCGGCTTTAGAATCAGCAGCATTTAACGTGCGTGTAAACACGGTAAACCCAGGTGTGATTAATACACAAATGATGCGTAACATTGAATCAAATGTAGCACCAGGATCTGCGGATCAAGCACAAACAGCCTATAACGATGCGGTTCCAATGAAGCGTTACGGAGAACCTGAAGAAGTAGCTAACGTCATTGCATTTTTACTTTCTGATGAAGCGGCTTACGTAAGCTCATCGTCATATACAGTAGATGGTGCTTTATTCAACGTGTGA
- a CDS encoding TetR/AcrR family transcriptional regulator → MQTNKSTPRKDRTKMHFQQALIALTKEKGFHSVSVKDIVQYAKYNRSTFYIHYRDKFELAEDLLCTNFTLLEESFEKPYKLKREFNTDLLKQGSFHIISSIYNNREFYDLINYVDTIPKLHTRFPQIILKMYQEKFEFKTINDLPVNMDYFKRYTAYGFFGLLAHWIHTGFQTPQEELIKEVIMLAQTHMASVKYIGKQ, encoded by the coding sequence ATGCAAACCAATAAATCTACCCCGAGAAAAGATCGGACAAAAATGCACTTTCAACAGGCTCTGATTGCCTTAACGAAAGAGAAGGGGTTTCACTCTGTTTCTGTAAAAGATATCGTGCAGTATGCGAAGTATAATCGAAGTACGTTCTATATTCATTATCGAGATAAATTTGAATTAGCTGAGGATCTTCTGTGTACCAATTTCACGTTATTAGAGGAATCTTTTGAGAAACCATACAAATTAAAGCGAGAATTTAATACTGATCTATTAAAACAAGGTTCGTTTCATATCATCTCATCGATTTATAATAATCGGGAGTTCTATGATTTAATCAACTATGTAGACACCATTCCAAAACTGCATACCCGGTTCCCACAGATCATACTTAAAATGTATCAGGAGAAGTTTGAATTTAAAACGATTAATGATCTGCCAGTTAATATGGATTACTTTAAACGATACACAGCGTATGGCTTTTTTGGTCTATTAGCCCATTGGATTCATACAGGTTTCCAGACGCCGCAAGAAGAATTAATTAAAGAAGTTATCATGTTAGCTCAAACCCATATGGCCTCAGTGAAATATATAGGAAAACAATAG
- a CDS encoding FAD-dependent oxidoreductase, which yields MKVAVIGCTHAGTTAIKNIVDLYPEAEIDVFERNDNVSFLSCGIALSVGGVVENPEDLFYASVPQFESLGVRMHMNHDVIACDVTNKQLQAKDLKTDKHKNYSYDKLIIASGSWPITPPIPGADLDNVLLCKNYDHAKEIIERSASVRNVVVVGAGYIGVELVEAFEENGKNVTLVDSEERILNRYLDDIFTEPVEASFEQRGVQLALGQTVSQFEGEETVEKVITDKGEYNADLVVMCIGFRPNTGLLNDQLDMLGNGAIVVDEYMQTSAKDVYAAGDCCAIYNNATKQSAYIPLSTNAVRMGTIAAHNLMRPVMAHPGTQGTSGLKLYHHNIASTGLTESAANLAGLTVDSVVYKDNYRPDFMPENAEIQLKLVYEAETHRIVGAQVISDADFTQAINTISVGIANNMTIEQLALTDFFFQPHYNKPVNFLNEVALKAMAKDAGKTQKQAVLF from the coding sequence ATGAAAGTAGCAGTAATTGGATGTACACACGCTGGAACAACAGCGATTAAAAATATAGTAGACCTTTACCCTGAAGCAGAGATTGATGTATTCGAAAGAAATGATAATGTTTCCTTTCTATCTTGTGGGATCGCGCTTTCTGTAGGCGGTGTGGTAGAGAATCCAGAGGATCTCTTTTATGCTTCTGTCCCACAATTTGAAAGTTTAGGCGTACGCATGCATATGAATCATGACGTGATTGCCTGTGATGTAACGAATAAGCAACTGCAAGCAAAAGATTTGAAAACAGATAAGCACAAAAACTATTCCTACGATAAATTAATTATCGCATCGGGTTCATGGCCAATAACGCCACCAATTCCAGGCGCTGATTTAGATAATGTGTTGTTATGTAAAAATTATGACCATGCTAAAGAGATTATTGAACGTTCCGCATCGGTCCGAAATGTTGTTGTTGTCGGTGCAGGATACATTGGTGTGGAGCTCGTGGAAGCTTTTGAAGAAAACGGTAAAAATGTAACATTAGTTGATAGTGAAGAACGAATCTTAAATCGCTATTTGGATGATATCTTTACCGAACCTGTGGAAGCGAGTTTTGAACAGCGCGGTGTTCAATTAGCACTCGGCCAGACGGTTTCCCAATTTGAAGGAGAAGAAACGGTTGAAAAGGTGATTACCGACAAGGGTGAATATAACGCAGACTTAGTGGTAATGTGTATTGGATTTAGACCAAATACTGGCTTGTTGAACGATCAATTAGACATGTTAGGTAATGGTGCGATCGTGGTGGATGAATATATGCAAACCAGTGCAAAGGATGTCTATGCGGCAGGGGATTGCTGTGCTATTTATAACAATGCGACCAAACAGTCTGCCTATATCCCATTATCAACTAATGCAGTAAGAATGGGGACGATAGCTGCGCATAACCTGATGCGTCCGGTGATGGCCCATCCGGGAACGCAAGGTACGTCCGGATTAAAGTTATATCATCATAACATTGCTTCAACTGGATTAACAGAAAGTGCCGCAAATCTTGCAGGGTTGACGGTGGATAGTGTTGTCTATAAAGATAATTATCGACCAGATTTTATGCCAGAAAACGCCGAGATTCAATTAAAACTTGTCTATGAGGCGGAGACACATCGCATCGTTGGTGCACAGGTGATTTCCGATGCTGACTTCACACAGGCAATCAATACGATTAGTGTCGGTATTGCCAATAACATGACGATTGAGCAATTGGCATTGACCGATTTCTTCTTCCAGCCGCATTACAATAAACCAGTGAACTTCCTGAATGAAGTGGCACTAAAAGCAATGGCGAAGGATGCTGGCAAAACGCAAAAACAAGCCGTTCTTTTTTAA
- a CDS encoding TRAP transporter large permease, with protein sequence MVALVLFAAFIIFMLMRVPIGISIGLACLVAIFTSGTISPLFLAQNLITSTDSFPLMAVPFFILAGEIMAQGGISRRLFNFARIFVGNITGGLGIAVVLTSMFFAAISGSGPATVAAIGGMAIPMLVAEGYDKKFVTALVACAGTLGVIIPPSIPMVIYGVSSGASIGDLFLAGIVPGIVMGLALAVYAYFYAKVKGYERDQTKFTGKLLFSRVREAFWSLLIPVIILGGIYGGIFTPTEAAVVAVVYGLIVATCIYRELPLSKIYSVFIKSALTTGVILIITGTATTFGRILALERIPEMIANGITGISENPIILLLIINLFLLFIGMFMDTLAAIIILTPILFPIAVEIGVDPIHFGIILVVNLAIGFITPPLGGILFVATGISGLSISKISKAVIPMFLILVAVLLVITFVPEILVFG encoded by the coding sequence ATGGTTGCATTAGTGCTCTTTGCCGCCTTTATTATATTTATGTTAATGCGCGTGCCGATCGGTATTTCAATTGGACTGGCATGTTTGGTAGCAATTTTTACAAGTGGGACAATCTCTCCACTATTCTTAGCACAAAACTTAATCACCTCCACGGATTCTTTCCCGCTTATGGCAGTTCCTTTCTTTATTTTAGCGGGAGAAATTATGGCCCAAGGTGGTATATCAAGAAGGTTGTTTAATTTTGCTCGGATATTTGTAGGAAATATTACAGGTGGGCTAGGAATTGCAGTTGTACTAACAAGTATGTTCTTTGCTGCCATTTCTGGCTCGGGTCCCGCAACGGTTGCTGCTATTGGCGGGATGGCTATCCCGATGTTAGTAGCGGAAGGATATGATAAAAAATTTGTTACTGCTCTCGTTGCATGTGCGGGTACACTTGGTGTTATTATTCCGCCAAGTATTCCAATGGTGATCTATGGTGTATCATCTGGAGCGTCTATTGGAGATTTGTTTTTAGCCGGTATAGTGCCTGGAATTGTAATGGGGTTAGCTTTAGCTGTTTATGCATATTTCTATGCGAAGGTAAAAGGTTATGAACGTGACCAAACAAAGTTTACTGGGAAGCTACTTTTTAGTAGAGTGAGAGAAGCATTCTGGAGCTTACTTATTCCTGTCATTATATTGGGCGGTATTTATGGTGGTATTTTTACGCCGACGGAGGCAGCTGTAGTAGCCGTAGTATACGGGTTAATAGTTGCCACATGTATATATCGAGAATTGCCACTTTCCAAGATTTATAGCGTATTTATTAAATCCGCACTTACCACAGGTGTCATTCTAATTATTACTGGTACAGCCACTACATTTGGTCGTATTCTTGCACTAGAAAGAATTCCAGAAATGATTGCCAATGGAATTACGGGTATTTCGGAAAATCCTATTATTTTATTGTTAATTATTAATCTATTTTTATTATTTATCGGAATGTTTATGGACACATTGGCAGCTATTATTATTCTAACGCCAATTCTTTTCCCGATCGCTGTAGAAATTGGAGTAGATCCAATACATTTCGGTATTATACTTGTCGTTAACTTAGCAATTGGTTTTATTACGCCGCCTCTCGGAGGGATTTTGTTTGTGGCCACAGGTATTTCAGGTCTATCTATATCAAAAATCTCGAAAGCTGTGATTCCTATGTTTTTAATACTAGTTGCAGTCTTACTCGTAATCACATTTGTGCCAGAAATATTAGTGTTCGGATGA
- a CDS encoding TRAP transporter small permease, producing MKRFTKLIDEHLEEWILFILFVTAVFSIGLQVFMRFVLDSSLSWSEELARYTFIWLIYIAVPYGIKKQRHITLDVIYEVVPNRIKRYMDIVAEILVACFAILLLYYGSIVVSMISQFGQLSPALGLNMVIVYAAAPVGMFLTVIRAVQNVIHHVRGWQGTEGQNGLF from the coding sequence GTGAAACGTTTTACTAAATTAATAGACGAGCATTTGGAAGAATGGATCCTTTTTATACTATTTGTTACAGCAGTATTTTCTATAGGATTGCAAGTGTTTATGCGCTTTGTTCTAGATAGTTCTTTATCTTGGTCTGAAGAGCTTGCTCGTTATACTTTCATCTGGCTGATTTATATTGCGGTGCCATATGGGATTAAAAAGCAACGGCATATTACTCTGGATGTTATTTATGAAGTTGTACCAAATCGTATAAAGAGATACATGGATATTGTAGCTGAAATTCTGGTCGCATGTTTTGCGATATTACTATTGTACTACGGTTCTATTGTAGTATCGATGATTTCGCAGTTTGGTCAGCTTAGTCCTGCACTTGGTTTAAATATGGTCATTGTGTATGCTGCCGCGCCTGTAGGTATGTTTTTAACTGTTATTCGTGCGGTTCAAAATGTTATCCATCACGTACGCGGTTGGCAAGGTACAGAGGGACAAAACGGACTATTTTAA
- a CDS encoding DctP family TRAP transporter solute-binding subunit, with protein MRKVIMLFSLVILSLVAACSTQQSQGEESYVIRVGGGTSSPEHSLSRTWAFFEERLEEESDGRFEVELFINGELGGDRALTEAVQFGAIELTAPSTGAVTGFNKTFNIFDLPFLFSTREQTYDILDGENGQQVLATLDDNNLKGLTFFENGFRNLTNSTRPIEALEDVEDLSIRTMENSMHIDAWRSVGANPTPMSFEELYTALQQGTINGQENPMGLMNISRFYEVQDYLTLTNHIYSPYVVIMNKPFYDELPSDLQNVLNEVIQEAKTYNRELATQEDVDALESLKENGMEVTELDQEELNRFQEQMRPIYEQYRDVIGEDVYESFLEAVNSYSENEANEKGDDK; from the coding sequence ATGAGAAAAGTAATTATGTTATTTTCACTTGTTATCCTTTCTTTGGTAGCAGCATGTTCTACCCAGCAATCACAGGGTGAAGAGTCATATGTTATTCGTGTTGGCGGTGGAACAAGTAGTCCAGAGCATTCTCTTTCCAGAACTTGGGCGTTCTTTGAAGAGCGCCTAGAGGAGGAGTCGGACGGCAGGTTTGAGGTTGAATTGTTTATTAATGGGGAGCTTGGTGGGGATCGTGCTTTAACTGAGGCTGTACAGTTTGGAGCAATCGAATTGACTGCACCTTCCACTGGAGCGGTAACCGGTTTTAATAAAACCTTTAATATATTTGACTTGCCATTTTTATTCTCAACTCGAGAACAGACCTATGATATTTTAGATGGAGAGAATGGTCAACAAGTATTGGCTACGTTAGATGATAATAATTTGAAAGGATTAACCTTTTTTGAAAACGGTTTCCGTAATCTGACAAATAGTACAAGACCAATTGAGGCATTAGAAGATGTGGAAGATCTGTCTATACGTACCATGGAAAATAGTATGCATATTGATGCATGGAGAAGTGTTGGCGCAAATCCTACGCCAATGTCCTTTGAAGAATTATATACCGCGCTACAACAAGGTACTATAAACGGACAAGAAAATCCGATGGGCTTGATGAATATTAGTCGGTTTTATGAAGTACAGGATTATTTAACGTTAACAAACCACATTTACAGTCCATATGTTGTCATTATGAACAAACCATTTTATGATGAGTTGCCAAGTGACCTACAAAATGTCTTAAACGAAGTGATACAAGAAGCAAAAACTTACAATCGTGAACTTGCAACACAAGAGGATGTCGATGCACTTGAAAGCCTTAAGGAAAACGGAATGGAAGTTACTGAGCTTGATCAAGAAGAATTGAATCGATTCCAAGAGCAAATGAGACCAATTTATGAGCAATACCGTGATGTAATTGGAGAAGATGTCTATGAATCCTTTCTTGAAGCGGTCAATTCCTATTCTGAAAATGAAGCCAATGAGAAAGGCGATGATAAATAG